The Candidatus Eisenbacteria bacterium genome includes the window GCGGGTGCGCAGTGCGGCAACGCGCGCAGCGGGCGCGACGCGCTGGTACGCGCTGGCTGCCGATCTGCCGGCGCTCGCGCGTGCGGGGCGCCGGGGCGTGGCCTCGACGGGCACCACGCTGCTGTCGCCGTTCGACTCGTTCCTGTGGCATCGCGATCGCACGCGCAAGCTGTTCGGCTTCGACTACACGCTCGAGGTCTACACGCCGGGGCACAAACGCGTGCACGGTTACTACTCGCTGCCGATTCTTCACGACGGTCAGCTGGTCGGACGCGTCGATGCCAAGAACCATCGCGCCACGCGCCTGCTCGAACTGGTTCACGTGCATCTCGAGCCGTGGGCGGTGACGCACGGCGAGCCGCCCGCCGCCGGCTGGGGAAACGTCACGGCGGCCGCCGTGATCTCGGGACTCGGAGAGGCCGTGGGCGCGCTCGCCACCTTCACGGGCGCCGAGCGAATTCGCGTCAAGCGAGTGACGCCGGCCAAACGGTCGCGTGAGGTCAAACAGGCGAGCGAGAGAGGAGCTGTTTCGCGTGGGGCGTGAGAAGGCGTGCACCGCGGTGTGGCGGCGCCAGCGATCCCAGGGACGCGCGCTGCTCGAGAGCAGCGAGCTGATCTTTCGCGGCGAGTTCCGGGTCCGCGCGGCGTTCTCGACGCTGCGAGGGATCACCGTGAGAGCGGGAATGCTCAAGCTCGACACTCCCGAGGGAGTGCTGTCGTTGGAACTCGGTGACGAGGCGGAGCGCTGGGCCGACCGCATTCGCAACCCGAAGTCGGTGCTCGACAAGCTCGGGGTCAAGCCTGCGCACACGGTCGCGGTGATCGGCGTAAGCGATGCCGGATTCCTCGCCGATCTCAGCGCACGCGCGGCCACGGTGTCGCGCGGACGCGTCAAGTCCGGCAGCGACCTGGTGTTCCTCGGCGTCGAGCGGCTCGCGGATCTTGCGCGGCTCACCACACTGCGTGAGGCGATCGCCGCGGCCGGCGGCGTCTGGGTGGTGTGGGCGAAGGGCCGGCGCGAGCTCAACGAAGACCACGTACGCGCGGCCGCCCTGCGGGCGCGACTCGTGGACGTCAAAGTCGTCGCGTTCTCGCCCACCCACAGTGCCCTCAAGCTGGTGATCCCGCTCGCGCAACGGACGACCCACGTGCGCTAGACTGCGCCTCATTCCCACTCCCGCCGCGGCGCCGTGGTCGGCGCCGCGCTCATCCCCGCATCGACCAGGAGGGTTTCATGCATCGATTCGTCCGTTTCCTCACCGCGTGTACCGCGCTCTCGCTCATCGCCGCCCCCGCATTCGCCGACTCGCACATGGGTGGCGCCGAGATGCCTGCGGGCGTCAAGGGCGAGATGCTGATGTGGATCAGCGACGCCGAGAGCAAGCTCAACGATCTCGCCGAAGCGACGCCGGAGAAGGGCTACGCGTGGACGCCCGGCAAGGGCGTGCGCTCGACCGGCCAGGTGTTCATGCACGTCGCGGCGGCGAACTTCGGCATTCCGTCGTTCATGGGCGTGGCGCCGCCGGCGGGCTTCGACTTCATGAAGTACGAAGGCTCGCTGACCAAGAAGGCCGACATTCAGAAGGCGCTCAAGGAGTCGTTCGTGCACGTGAAGGCCGCGGTCGTGAATGCATCCGACGCCGACCTGGAAAAGCCGGTCGACCTGTTCGGCATGAAGACCACGGCGCGTGGCGCCTACATGCTGGTGCTGTCGCACTGCCACGAGCACCTCGGTCAGTCGATCGCGTATGCGCGCATGAACAAGATCACGCCTCCCTGGACCGCGCGGCAGGAAGCGGAAGCCGCGAAGGCGAAGGGCGGAAAGTAGCCGCCTCGCTCCTCACCGAGTCGAATCGAGGGGTCGCTCCGAAACGGGGCGCCCCTTCGTTGCCCCACGCACCTTCGGAGTCCGCATGACGCATCGCTCGACTCGGTTTCGGTTGTGGTCGGCCGCGCTCGCCGTGCTCGGCGTCGCGGCGATCTGGCTCGGCCCGCGCCTGCTTCCAGCCTCGCGTCCGAGCGCCATGCACGCCGAGCGCGCCGACAAAGGCGGGAAGGACGAGGGCGGGCAATACCCCGGCGAGTGGTTCGCGCTGCAGCGCGCGTGGCCGTACGCCGAGATCCCGCAGGAGAAGTGGCACGCCGCGGTCGCTCGTGCGCGGCAGGATCGCGCCGGCCTGCCGAACAAGGCCGGTGGCGATCGCATCGCCGCCAGCTTGAACTGGACCAGCAGCGGGCCCTACAACATCGGCGGGCGCGTCACTGCGCTCGCGGTCGCACCGGGCGGAGCGAATGTCTATCTCGGCGCAGCCAACGGCGGCGTCTTCAAGTCGGTCAACGCAGGTGTGAACTGGACGCCGATCTTCGACGAGTTCGGCATCTACTCGATCGGGGCACTCGAGCTGGATCCCTCCGACGCCAACGTGCTGTACGTGGGGACCGGCGAAGCGAACTCGGCGGTCGATTCCTACGACGGCGCCGGTGTGTTCAAGAGCACGAACGCCGGCACCAGCTGGCAGCCGCTCGGCCTCGCGGAGACGCGCCGTATCGGCGCGATCGAGGTCGACCCGTCGAATCCCAATCGGGTCTACGTGGCGGCGATGGGAACCCAGTTCTCGACCAACTCGGACCGCGGGCTCTATCGCAGCGAGGACGGCGGGGCGAGCTGGTCCAAGACCCTGTTCCTCAACGACAGCACCGGGGTGATCGACATCGCGATCAATCCCGCGCATCCTGAAACGGTCTACTGCGCAACCTGGGAGCGGGTACGCCACTTCACCTATCGCCGCGCCTTCGGCCCGAGTTGCGGGATCTGGCGAAGCACCAATTTCGGCACCACCTGGACCCGGCTCCAGAACGGACTGCCGGCGCCGTCCGACGACGTGGGCCGCATCGGGCTTGCGATCGCGGCATCGAGTCCCTCGACGCTCTACGCGCAGATCATCCAGGGTGCGGCGCTCGGCTACAACGGTCTCGGCTTCTATCGCACCACCGACGCGGGTGAGAGCTGGACGCGCCGCGACACCGGTGCGGCGTTTCTCAATGCGTTCGGCGGCTTCGGCTGGTACTTCGGCGAGACCGTGGTGACGCCGACCAATCCCAGCATCGTCTATGCAACGGGCGTGAACTTTCTGCGTTCCACCGACGGCGGCGTGACGTGGGTGAACCGCACCGGTTCCGCGCACGTCGATCAGCACGCGCTGTGGATCGATCCCGCGAATCCCGCGCAACTCTACCTGGGCAACGACGGCGGATTCTTCTCGAGCATCAACTCCGGCGCCAACTGGACCAAGTCGCTCGACCTGCCGATCACGCAGTTCTACGCCGGCACCATCGATCCGTTCTTTCCCGAACGCCTGTTCGGTGGCACCCAGGACAACAATTCGATCCGTACTCCGACCGGCGCCACCAACGACTGGCTGCCGATGCTCGGGGGAGACGGCTTCTACGTGCTGGTCGATCCGACCAACAACGCGATCGTGTTCGCGGAGTCTCAGTACGCGTCGGGAGGCGCGGGTTTGCTGCGGTCCACGAACTTCGGCTTCTCTGGCTCGTTCATCGGACCTTCCGGCCTCTTCATCTCCGATCGCTTCAACTGGAGCACGCCCGCCGTGATGAGCCCGCACGATCACAACGTGCTGCTGCTTGGAAGCCAGCGCGTCTACAAGAGCACCGACAACGGCATCAGCTATTCGGTGGTGAGCTCCGACCTGACGCGCAACAACACCACCTCGTTGCTGTCCTTCAGCACCCTGACGACGCTCGACATCTCGCCGGTCACCCCCCACCTCTACTACGCGGGTACGGACGACGGCCGCGTCTGGCGCTCTTCGAACGGCGGTACCGGCTGGACCGAGATCACCGCCGGGCTGCCGATCCGATGGGTCACCCGCGTCACCGCGGATCCGGCGGATTCGAACGTGGTGTACGTGACGCATTCGGGCTTCGGCCAGGACGAGCACCTGGCGCACGTCCATCGCAGCACCAATCGCGGCGCGAGCTGGAGCGACATCGCGGCCGACCTGCCGGACGTGCCCGCGAACGACCTGCTGGTCGACCCCGCGAATCCCCAGCGCCTGTTCCTCGCCACCGACGTCGGGGTCTATACCACGGCGAATCGAGGCACGACCTGGTATCCGCTCGGTCAGGGAATGCCGGTGCAGACCGTGTTCGACCTGGCGCTCGAGCCCTTCACTCGCAAGCTGGTGGCGTTCACTCACGGACGCTCGAGCTGGTCGCTGGCGCTCGCCGAGCTGCCGGTCGAGGTCGCGTCACGTGGCGAGCGCGGGCGCTTCGCGCTCGGCTCCGCGACTCCCAATCCGTTCCGCGGCCTCACCCGCATCGAACTGGAACTGCCGAGCACGACCGTCGCCCAGGTGCGAGCGTTCGACGGCGCGGGGCGCGCGATCCGGGAACTGCATCGCGGCTCGCTCGCGGCCGGCCGTCATGCGATCGAGTGGAACGGTCGCGACGATGCGGGCCGCCCGGTCTCTGCCGGGGTTTACTTCGTGCGCGCGACCCGCGCCGGTGGTGAGACGCGAACCACTCGGGTGGTGAAGCTTCGTTGAAGTGTTGCAGCGACTTGGCGGCGCAGCCGCATGTATCGCGGTCGCGGGCCATGTGAGGGCATTTCCGACCGCGGTTGGAGCGGCCCGGATGTTGCAACGTTTCCGACCGCTCTGGACGCGGCCGGAACGCGGGTGGGCGCGAGAAATCCCTTTGAAATCATGCACGGCGCTGCTATACACACGCAGGGAAGGCGCACAGAGCGCTGATCCGTCCCTGAGGCTCGTACCATTTCCAAGGACAGGAAGGAGAGCGTCACTGATGGCAAAGATGATGACGAAGTCGCAGATCGCCGCTCACATCGCGACCAAATTTGAGCTCACGAAGAAGACCGGCACCGCGATTCTCGAAGAGCTCGCGACGCTGGCCGCCAAGCAGGCGAAGAATGGCTTCGTGTTCCCGGGCGTCGGCAAGCTCGTGGTCGTGAAGCGCAAGGCCCGCATGGGTCGCAACCCGCAGACCGGCGAAGCGATCAAGATTCCGGCGAAGACCGTGCTCAAGTTCCGGATCGCCAAGGCAATGAAGGAGCTGGCACTCAAGTAGGCGGCTCCATTTGTACGATCGACGGCCCCGGGACTCACGCTCCGGGGCCGTCGTTTTTTGCCTGGTGATGGGGTTCGCGCCGACTCGCGGCTAGAACAGCGTCTTGACCTGTTGCACCTCGTCCTCGATGTCCACCAGCAACTCCGCCAGCTCCAGCTCGTCGAGCCCGCAGTGGTCGACCGCCGGAACGAGCGTCAGATCCAGGTCCGGCTCGGGGTGCAGGTGGAGACCGATCTTGCGTGCGATCGCATCGGCGGCCTGCACGCGTAGGGTGAGCCGATCGAGCGCGGCGTCGGTCGGATCGTGATGGCGACGCGCGACCACGCAGATCGGCTCCGGAATCCGCCATTCGCGCAGGACCCGTTCGCCGAGCTCGGTGTGCAGCGCGTCGAACAGCTCATCGACCGTCGTGGTGGTGATCGGCGCCTCGCCCTCGCGTTCCAGCTCGTCGACCGCCTTGAGCACCAGCAGGCAGCCGCTGTCGTGAAGGAGCCCGGCGAGAAACGCCTCGGTCCGCTCTTCCCCCGCTCGCACCGCGAGCTGACGCGCGGCCACTGCGGTGGCGATCGACTGGTCCCACAGGCGATGCAGCAGCTCGGCACGGCGCGGATCCGACGAGACGAACTGATCGCGTTGAACGCTCACGGTGACGAGCGAGGTGATCTGCCGCAGGCCGAGGCGTGCGACCGACTCGCTCAGGTCCTGCACCGCACGCAGGCCGCCGAACGATGCGGAGTTCGCGAGCCGCAGCACCGACGAGGCGAGTGCCGGGTCGTTCTGAATCAGTTCCGCCACTCCGCGCGGATCCGCGGAATTCTCGTTCTGCAGCAGCTCGAGCAGCCGCTGCGCGATCTCGGGTAGCGGTGGCAATCCGAAACGCCCCGACGTGGTGAGCGAGCGGACGCGCTCGACCAGCGTCAGTGTGTCGGCATCTTTGCGAGCAGTCATCGAGGGCCTCCGGAGCGGATGAGTTCGAGCAGCACAGTGGGGCGTCGAGCGTCCGGGTCGCGCGGCGCATTCGCGACGATTTCGGACAGCGAGGTGTCCCCCTGCAGCGCCCGCATGACTCCGGACTCCTGAAGGGTCGAGAACACCGGAAGGTGGCGCGCCAGCGAACGCAATTCACGCGACGCGGCGCGACGCAGCACCGCATCGCGCAGGTCGTCGCTCGGCACCAGCACCTCGTGGATCGCGACGCGACCCTTGTATCCGGTGCCGTTGCAATTGGCGCATCCGCGGCCGGCCATCAGGCTGAGACCGGCGAGGTCGGCGCGTTCGATGTCGAGATAGCGCAGATCCTCGCGCAACGGCTCGACCGGCGAGGTGCAGTTCGGACACACGCGCCGCACCAGCCGCTGGGCCACGATCGCACTGATCGTCGAAGACACGAGGTAGGGCTCGACTCCGAGGTCGATCAGGCGGATGAGCGCCCCGACCGCGTCTTCGGTGTGAAGCGTCGAGAACACCTGATGACCGGTGAGCGCCGCCTCGACCGCCAGTGCGGCGGTTTCGCCGTCTCGGATCTCGCCGACCACGATGATGTCGGGATCCTGGCGCACGATCGCGCGCAGCGATTGCGCGAAGGTCGGCCCGGTCTTGCTGTTGATCGAGCACTGCGCCACGCCGGGGATCATGTATTCCACCGGGTCCTCGGCGCTGATCACCTTGATGCCCGGATCATTCACGTAGTCCACGAACGAGTAGAGCGTCGTGGTCTTGCCGCTGCCGGTCGGGCCGGTCACCAGGATGCAGCCCGCGTTCGCGCGCAACACGACGTCGCGCAACATC containing:
- a CDS encoding HDOD domain-containing protein, translating into MTARKDADTLTLVERVRSLTTSGRFGLPPLPEIAQRLLELLQNENSADPRGVAELIQNDPALASSVLRLANSASFGGLRAVQDLSESVARLGLRQITSLVTVSVQRDQFVSSDPRRAELLHRLWDQSIATAVAARQLAVRAGEERTEAFLAGLLHDSGCLLVLKAVDELEREGEAPITTTTVDELFDALHTELGERVLREWRIPEPICVVARRHHDPTDAALDRLTLRVQAADAIARKIGLHLHPEPDLDLTLVPAVDHCGLDELELAELLVDIEDEVQQVKTLF
- a CDS encoding HU family DNA-binding protein, whose translation is MAKMMTKSQIAAHIATKFELTKKTGTAILEELATLAAKQAKNGFVFPGVGKLVVVKRKARMGRNPQTGEAIKIPAKTVLKFRIAKAMKELALK
- a CDS encoding DinB family protein: MHRFVRFLTACTALSLIAAPAFADSHMGGAEMPAGVKGEMLMWISDAESKLNDLAEATPEKGYAWTPGKGVRSTGQVFMHVAAANFGIPSFMGVAPPAGFDFMKYEGSLTKKADIQKALKESFVHVKAAVVNASDADLEKPVDLFGMKTTARGAYMLVLSHCHEHLGQSIAYARMNKITPPWTARQEAEAAKAKGGK
- a CDS encoding DUF3052 domain-containing protein; translated protein: MGREKACTAVWRRQRSQGRALLESSELIFRGEFRVRAAFSTLRGITVRAGMLKLDTPEGVLSLELGDEAERWADRIRNPKSVLDKLGVKPAHTVAVIGVSDAGFLADLSARAATVSRGRVKSGSDLVFLGVERLADLARLTTLREAIAAAGGVWVVWAKGRRELNEDHVRAAALRARLVDVKVVAFSPTHSALKLVIPLAQRTTHVR